The following DNA comes from Micromonospora chokoriensis.
CCCAGGGGCAGGTGTTCACGATGGATGGACGGCGCGGTCTGCTCCCAGCTCCGGGCATCGACGACGAGGCGTCCTGTCCACCGCTCAGTGATCGATGGAAGGCTGCGTGGGCTGTCTGTTGTTGGTGCCCGCCTGCCGAAGACGACGGCTGCGCCGCGCGGAAAGGGATGGGGACGCAGGCGACGCAGATCCCATGAGCCGGTGAAGGCAACCGTCGTCGGCTCGCCTTCGTCCTTGTACCATCCGCTGCGGAAGCCCTCGTAGTGCTCGCCGTCGAGTGCGGCGTTGGGTAGGACAAAGGCGAACATGCCGCCGTCGCGCAGATACTGCTGAACGGCCCTGGCCACAAAGAGGCCGGAGAGGTCCTGCTGTGTCGCGAATTGACCACCACGCCACAGCCCGCGGTCCTGGCAGAGCTTTTTGAACATCGCCTGCATGCCCGAAGGCATGTGGCGGTAGGCAAGCCACGGCGGGTTGCCGATCAGGACGTCCACCCGGTTGTCGTGCAGCGCGATCCAGACGGGCCGGGCCAGGTTGCGCAGGTAGTAGCTCCAGATGTGGTCGCGACCCTCGTCATGCAGGCGGCACATCGCCTCGAAGGTGCCCCGGATCATGGGTTGGTCATCCGGTTCGACCTTCATGTGGTGGAAGAACGCCGCCAGCGACGGAGGGTTGTCGGGATCTCGTGGTTTTGCCGCGATGCCGGCCAGGCCCGCGACGATCTGGTCGAAGCGGCTCGGCTCCTTGAGTAGGCCCTTCGGGAAACGGAGCCATTCCTCGACCTCGTTCGCGTTGTAGCCGGCGCTGATCCGTACGTGCTCCTCGCTGAACAGGTCGCGTCGTTCCCGCCACTGCATGCTGTCGCCGAGGTAGACCGGGATCGTGATGGCGTCACGCTGATCGGTCAGCCGCTCGTGGCCGATGGCGAGCAGGTAGGTCACCCGTGCGAGCGCCACGGCGACCGGGTGTAGGTCGACACCGACCACATGCTTGGTGAGCTGCGTCAATGCGGCATCGAGCGGGATTGCCGCTGCATCGGCGGCGGCGAGATAGCGGCGTACGGCGTGGAAGAGGAAGGTGCCGGAGCCACAGGCGGGGTCGAGCACCCGTTGCCGCAGGGGCTCGGTGACGACGGTGTCGACGAGATGTTCGGCGAGCCAGTCTGGCGTGTAGTACTCGCCCATCCGTTTGCGAGTCTCGGTTCCGATCATTGACTCGTAGAGCACCTTCAGGATGTCGTGGTCGGCGCGCAGCCAGTCGAACCGGGCCAGCCGGCGGGTGAGCCCTTGGATGAATTCGCGGCCGCCGGGCACCTCCGTGGTCCAGCCGAAGAAGTCGTGTTCGACCACCCCGAGGATGCGGGCTTGATCGAACCGTTGCCCGGTGATCAGATCCTGCGGCTGCAACTCCAGGGCATCAATGCCGACGACCAGGTGCGCGATGATGTGCGCGCTGTTCATCAGCAGGGTGTGCTCGACGAAGAGATCCGGGTCGTCGACGAACTGCGTGCCGAGCGCGCTGTCGAGAAGCTCTGCCCACAACTTTCGCTTCAACTGCACAGTCGGCAGCTCCGCGTGCTCGTCGTACAGTGCGGCGAGCGCGGCGCGATCCAACTTGTGGGAGGTGCTCGCCGCGCCGAGGCGGCGGGCCACCTCGGCAGGCTCCGGCCGGACCCGTTGGCTCGTCGCCAGCACACCCTCAAGCCAGTAGAAGAGGGCCAACCCGTCAGGGCGGGCAGCAGCCAGCGTGTGGCTGTCGATGAGGGCCAGCGAATTGCCAGTCAGCTGGTATGCACGCCAGGTTGCCCCGTCGGTGAGAATGCCGACGTACCGTTGGCCGCTCTCCTGGCTCCGTGACCGGACATAGCCGCCGAGTTGCCGCTCGGCCTCGCGCAGCACACGTCCGTTCTGGAGCCGGCGCTTGACCTCGATGACGGTGTAGCCGACTTCGATGTCTATACGCCCATTGCCCGCCGGCGCTTCGAGATTGATGTCGAGGTGCGAGTCAGCGAGGCTGAAGTCGCCAGCCAGAAGGAGCTGTCGTATGTCGGCCTGTAGAGTCGCCTCGCTGCGGGTAACCGGGCGATCGGCGATCCGAGCCAACAACGGCTGCAATGAAGCGGGGAAGCCGTCGGGCGCATGCACCTGCGGTTGAGGTGAAGTCTGGCGGCTACGGCTTGCATGTGGCGTACCGTCCGAGCGGGCCATGCATCAGTGTGGATCTAAATCCAAGCGGATCGTGAGTCGCTGTCGGATTATGGACAGCTACCGATGGTGACGTCGTCAGCCAGGCTTCCGACTCGGAGTTCGCCGTCGCACGTCGTTTGGGGCAAGGGTCTGTCGTCGGTGCTAGCGCGGGGGCCGTGCCTGTTCGCCGCGGAAGCCAGCCCGCGCAAACCCCTCGCCTCTCCGACCACAAAGCAGGCGGGCATGAACGAATCCAGCGATAGTAGCCGCCGCACGGTGTTGAGACCTACCGCTCCGCCGCGTACGACTTCCAAGGTCCTCTTAGGGTCGGGGCCCGCTCCGCCGGTCGGTTGACCGCTAGGCTGGCCCCCCACGGTCTCCCC
Coding sequences within:
- a CDS encoding class I SAM-dependent methyltransferase — its product is MARSDGTPHASRSRQTSPQPQVHAPDGFPASLQPLLARIADRPVTRSEATLQADIRQLLLAGDFSLADSHLDINLEAPAGNGRIDIEVGYTVIEVKRRLQNGRVLREAERQLGGYVRSRSQESGQRYVGILTDGATWRAYQLTGNSLALIDSHTLAAARPDGLALFYWLEGVLATSQRVRPEPAEVARRLGAASTSHKLDRAALAALYDEHAELPTVQLKRKLWAELLDSALGTQFVDDPDLFVEHTLLMNSAHIIAHLVVGIDALELQPQDLITGQRFDQARILGVVEHDFFGWTTEVPGGREFIQGLTRRLARFDWLRADHDILKVLYESMIGTETRKRMGEYYTPDWLAEHLVDTVVTEPLRQRVLDPACGSGTFLFHAVRRYLAAADAAAIPLDAALTQLTKHVVGVDLHPVAVALARVTYLLAIGHERLTDQRDAITIPVYLGDSMQWRERRDLFSEEHVRISAGYNANEVEEWLRFPKGLLKEPSRFDQIVAGLAGIAAKPRDPDNPPSLAAFFHHMKVEPDDQPMIRGTFEAMCRLHDEGRDHIWSYYLRNLARPVWIALHDNRVDVLIGNPPWLAYRHMPSGMQAMFKKLCQDRGLWRGGQFATQQDLSGLFVARAVQQYLRDGGMFAFVLPNAALDGEHYEGFRSGWYKDEGEPTTVAFTGSWDLRRLRPHPFPRGAAVVFGRRAPTTDSPRSLPSITERWTGRLVVDARSWEQTAPSIHREHLPLGRASLVESPYKPHVRNGATIFPKVLFFVETDTGGRLGLGSGRRFVRSARSNLEKAPWKDQPALEGVVESKFIRRVLLGESLVPYRILSAKEAVLPLDGEALMTGPGSRLDYYFGLAEWWRRAEAIWETHRSSARFTLAEQLDFRHKLTAQFPAPPLRLAYTASGMHVAAAIIDDPTAVVEHKLYWAPIDSWEEGHFLSAILNSPVLTELVRPMMSYGKDERDIDKHLWNLSIPRYDDTDPTHQRLADYGRNQFQIVAGLDFAEGMNFVTMRRRIRAVLGQHPATSEIEAAIRAMLG